In Dyadobacter subterraneus, a single genomic region encodes these proteins:
- a CDS encoding carboxymuconolactone decarboxylase family protein produces the protein MEKRITIPVTEPAGYKAILGLEKYIESTSLTPVHKNLIKIRASQINGCAFCIDMHTKEARAIGETEQRIYALNAWRETPFFTDEERAVLAIAEEVTLIQNHVSDKTYNNAITLLGDQYVAQVIMAAITINAWNRIGIATNLSPALG, from the coding sequence ATGGAAAAGAGAATCACAATCCCCGTCACAGAACCAGCAGGATACAAAGCAATTTTGGGTCTTGAAAAATATATTGAAAGTACCAGCCTAACGCCAGTTCATAAAAATCTGATCAAAATCCGGGCTTCCCAAATCAATGGATGTGCATTTTGTATTGATATGCATACCAAAGAAGCACGTGCAATCGGGGAGACGGAACAGAGAATTTATGCGCTAAATGCATGGAGAGAAACTCCGTTTTTTACAGATGAAGAACGTGCTGTTTTGGCCATTGCGGAGGAAGTTACTTTAATTCAGAATCACGTTTCTGATAAGACTTATAATAACGCAATTACACTTTTGGGTGATCAATATGTGGCTCAGGTTATTATGGCTGCGATTACGATAAATGCCTGGAACAGAATCGGAATTGCTACAAATTTGTCGCCTGCTTTGGGTTGA
- a CDS encoding GAF domain-containing protein, which translates to MDLLSSFISPFEVQLSFYHIFENLEKVAADPENENAARATTLLHDARPFPELRNGITDISQIEKNKELLKRLLADYFPENLTLNEIKAVTFPYSSVFFNHSERFKNIIKAAGISLNLNIRDFNQQQFYIFSCCLILNEFYGTALDFSQPLFYEIPTASGIKKYYRILYNADFMEILRTEKSPDLTQEEVDNLVNNYENLDLWKQKIPPGTFLLKGFAIISLYDATVENVVSILKEKLLSYHSFGFRDSIESIFRSIFRVADLGVGFTSFDQEDDTFSLDRYGQQLPSYILPEGKSEAARNLLCAKSYFNLIEVNTSFSINNTAEYLVSNPESYLANHFTNKNIGSFILAPLIKNKRIYGILEIVSPRTRVLNSINANLLDIVMPFLIDTIERIEGEFENQIQAVIQNQFTTIHKSVYWKFYAEAQKLILAHQIGEEYNLQEIVFPTVHPLYGQIDIKGSSDARNESVQKDLKKQLKWLLPILEDVNKETQNSLEKEEQQISQYLIDIYKPLKAGTEHYISQYLDNTIHVQLRKIKDPDLVKEIQDYFLQTDKNTGEFHKYRKKYETTIQMINEKIASVLDESQIKAQAIFPHYYERFKTDGIEHNLYVGSSIVPKLEFDLLKLYQLRLWQLRTLCKMEAAHYYLKPELPYQLEVTTLVLVYHATIDIRFRMDEKRFDIDGSYNARYEIVKKRIDKAYIQGTTERITKTGFITIVYLNETEEKEYVGYLQILQQENILDKTIEKMEVEDLQGISGLKALRVGIVH; encoded by the coding sequence ATGGATTTGCTTTCGTCATTTATTAGCCCTTTTGAGGTACAACTTTCTTTTTACCACATTTTTGAGAATCTGGAAAAAGTTGCTGCCGATCCTGAGAATGAAAATGCAGCACGGGCTACTACCTTACTTCACGATGCCCGTCCTTTTCCCGAACTGAGAAATGGCATCACAGATATTTCCCAGATTGAAAAAAATAAGGAATTGCTAAAACGTTTGCTCGCAGATTATTTCCCGGAAAATCTTACTCTGAATGAAATAAAAGCAGTTACATTCCCCTATTCCAGCGTCTTTTTTAATCACTCCGAGAGGTTTAAAAACATAATCAAGGCAGCCGGAATTAGTCTGAATTTGAATATCCGCGATTTTAACCAACAGCAATTTTACATTTTCAGCTGCTGTTTAATATTGAATGAATTTTATGGAACGGCGCTGGATTTCAGTCAGCCGTTATTTTATGAAATCCCGACCGCCAGCGGTATCAAAAAGTACTACCGCATATTGTACAATGCAGATTTCATGGAAATTCTTCGAACTGAAAAATCACCGGATCTGACACAGGAGGAAGTCGACAATCTCGTCAACAATTATGAAAATCTGGATTTATGGAAACAGAAAATTCCACCGGGAACATTTCTGCTAAAAGGTTTTGCCATCATTTCCTTGTACGATGCAACGGTTGAAAATGTAGTATCCATACTCAAAGAAAAACTACTCAGTTATCATTCTTTTGGATTCCGGGATAGTATCGAATCCATTTTTCGATCCATTTTCCGGGTTGCAGATCTTGGTGTTGGTTTTACTTCATTTGATCAAGAGGATGACACGTTTAGTCTGGACAGATATGGACAGCAACTGCCCAGCTATATATTGCCAGAGGGTAAAAGTGAAGCTGCAAGAAATCTGCTTTGTGCTAAATCCTACTTTAACCTGATCGAAGTAAACACGAGTTTTTCCATAAATAATACGGCAGAATATCTGGTTTCAAATCCGGAAAGTTATCTGGCCAATCATTTTACAAATAAAAATATCGGTAGTTTTATTCTGGCACCGCTTATTAAAAACAAGCGTATATATGGTATTCTGGAAATTGTTTCACCAAGAACCAGAGTACTTAACAGTATCAATGCCAATCTGCTGGATATTGTTATGCCATTTTTGATCGATACGATTGAAAGAATTGAAGGCGAATTTGAAAACCAGATACAGGCTGTAATTCAAAATCAATTCACTACGATTCACAAAAGTGTATATTGGAAATTTTATGCAGAGGCTCAGAAACTGATTCTGGCGCACCAGATTGGAGAAGAATATAATTTGCAGGAAATTGTATTTCCAACGGTTCATCCGCTGTATGGACAAATTGATATCAAAGGATCATCCGACGCAAGAAATGAAAGTGTACAGAAAGATCTGAAAAAACAGCTAAAATGGCTTTTGCCCATTTTGGAAGATGTTAACAAGGAAACCCAGAATTCTCTCGAAAAAGAAGAGCAGCAGATCAGCCAGTATCTGATTGATATTTACAAGCCGTTAAAAGCCGGGACGGAACATTATATCAGCCAATATCTCGACAATACAATTCATGTGCAGTTAAGAAAAATTAAAGATCCGGATCTGGTTAAGGAGATTCAGGATTATTTTTTACAAACTGATAAAAACACGGGAGAATTTCATAAGTATCGTAAGAAATATGAGACTACGATTCAGATGATCAATGAGAAAATTGCGAGCGTACTGGATGAAAGCCAGATCAAGGCGCAAGCAATTTTTCCGCATTATTATGAAAGATTTAAAACGGACGGCATCGAACATAATTTATATGTCGGCTCTTCTATTGTACCAAAACTGGAATTTGATCTGTTGAAATTGTATCAGCTCCGACTTTGGCAGCTCAGGACTTTGTGTAAAATGGAAGCGGCGCATTATTATTTAAAGCCGGAATTGCCTTACCAATTGGAAGTTACAACTTTGGTTTTGGTATATCACGCAACAATTGATATTCGTTTCCGGATGGATGAAAAGCGGTTTGATATTGACGGAAGTTATAACGCCCGTTATGAAATCGTGAAAAAACGGATTGATAAAGCATATATTCAGGGAACAACGGAACGGATCACGAAAACCGGATTTATTACCATCGTTTACCTGAACGAAACGGAAGAAAAAGAGTACGTCGGGTACTTACAAATTCTGCAACAGGAAAATATTCTGGACAAAACCATTGAAAAAATGGAGGTTGAAGATTTGCAGGGAATTTCAGGGTTGAAGGCTTTGAGGGTTGGGATTGTTCATTGA